Proteins from a genomic interval of Quercus lobata isolate SW786 chromosome 11, ValleyOak3.0 Primary Assembly, whole genome shotgun sequence:
- the LOC115966365 gene encoding sodium transporter HKT1-like, giving the protein MINSSCFRQKLEIFFSFSRKKLYCFNQFFSCQIRSLFHFFLFHVSPFWIQLSYFIIVSFFGHLALMVSKPRTAWFRPKDFDMFFTSVSATTVSSMSTIEMEVFSNTQVIIMTILMFVGGEVFTSFLGLQFTRSKFFKNCPSSDQNSVKLSHYFPDHTNSYNKIELDVEKEKPDINNIIENGSLNYSSIKVLGYVVLGYLFVVHLIGYSLVSLYVNLVPSARKVLKDKGLETLTFSVFTTVSNFTNCGFVPTNESMIVFKKNSGLLLLLIPQILMGNTLYPPCLLAMIWVLKKTTKREEFRYILMNYRDMGYGHLLSGHHALLLAMTVFGFILIQFILFCSMEWNSQVMDGLNLYQKVVGSLFQTVNSRHTGESVVDLSSISSAILVLFIVMMYLPPHTTFIPPNVHVHEEFPENGKQSQNRKKTFMECLIISQLSYLAIFIILICITERQKMEEDPLNFNVLNVTIEVISAYGNVGFTTGYSCKRQLKPDSLCVDTWYGFVGRWSTKGKFILIIVMFFGKLKKFSMKGGQAWNLS; this is encoded by the exons ATGATTAATTCTTCTTGTTTTCGCCAGAAATTAGAGATTTTCTTTAGCTTTTCACGCAAAAAACTTTATTGTTTCAACCAATTCTTCTCTTGTCAAATTCGCTCGCTTTTTCATTTCTTCCTCTTCCATGTCAGCCCTTTTTGGATCCAGCTCAGTTACTTCATAATTGTCTCTTTTTTTGGTCATCTAGCTTTGATGGTCTCAAAGCCAAGAACTGCTTGGTTTAGGCCTAAGGACTTTGACATGTTCTTCACGTCCGTCTCTGCCACCACGGTTTCAAGCATGTCAACAATCGAAATGGAGGTTTTTTCCAATACCCAAGTCATTATTATGACAATCTTAATGTTCGTTGGTGGAGAGGTATTCACTTCCTTTCTTGGACTCCAATTTACAAGGTCTAAGTTCTTCAAAAATTGTCCAAGTTCTGACCAAAACAGTGTTAAACTCAGCCACTATTTTCCCGACCATACTAATTCTTACAATAAAATTGAACTTGATGTAGAAAAAGAGAAACCAGACATCAATAATATTATTGAGAATGGTAGTCTTAATTATAGCTCCATTAAGGTTTTGGGATATGTGGTTTTGGGTTATCTATTTGTGGTTCATCTAATTGGTTATAGTCTTGTTTCATTGTATGTAAATCTTGTTCCGAGTGCGAGGAAGGTACTCAAAGACAAGGGCCTAGAAACACTGACCTTTTCTGTCTTCACAACTGtttcaaatttcacaaattGTGGTTTTGTCCCAACAAATGAGAGCATGATAGTTTTCAAGAAGAATTCAGGTCTCCTACTACTTCTCATTCCACAAATCCTTATGGGGAACACTTTGTACCCCCCATGCTTGTTAGCCATGATCTGGGTCTTAAAGAAAACCACCAAGCGTGAGGAATTCAGATATATATTGATGAATTACAGAGATATGGGCTATGGTCATTTGCTCTCTGGTCATCACGCTTTGCTTCTAGCTATGACTGTTTTCGGATTCATATTGATACAGTTTATACTGTTTTGCTCCATGGAGTGGAATTCACAAGTCATGGATGGTCTGAATTTGTATCAGAAAGTCGTTGGTTCGTTGTTTCAAACTGTGAACTCTCGGCATACTGGTGAATCAGTAGTTGATCTCTCCAGCATCTCCTCAGCAATTCTGGTTCTCTTCATCGTAATGAT GTATCTCCCACCACATACTACGTTCATTCCACCAAACGTTCATGTCCATGAGGAGTTCCCAGAAAATGGGAAGCAAAGCCAAAATCGAAAGAAGACTTTTATGGAGTGTCTAATCATCTCACAACTCTCCTATTTAGCCATTTTCATTATTCTCATATGTATCACAGAGAGACAGAAAATGGAAGAAGACCCCCTCAACTTCAATGTTTTGAACGTCACCATAGAAGTAATAAg TGCATATGGGAATGTTGGGTTCACCACTGGATACAGCTGCAAACGGCAATTGAAACCAGATAGCCTCTGTGTAGACACATGGTATGGATTCGTTGGAAGGTGGAGTACGAAGGGAAAATTCATTCTCATCATTGTCATGTTCTTTGGAAAGCTTAAAAAATTCAGTATGAAAGGTGGTCAAGCCTGGAACCTTTCCTAA